The following proteins are co-located in the Lacticaseibacillus paracasei subsp. paracasei genome:
- a CDS encoding osmoprotectant ABC transporter substrate-binding protein: MKTFRKMLLSLFLIPVLLLGGCGFPGLGGSGNDGTVRIASQTSTESQIMANIIAELINHELGYKTTLVNNLGSGTVVHQAMIRNDADISATRYTGTDITGTLGMNPVKDPAEATAIVKREFKKRYDQTWYPSYGFSDTYAFMVTQQEAKKDGLSTISDLKKVASRYNAGVDSSWMNRKGDGYSDFTKMYGFDFKRVYPMQIGLVYDAVEANKMQTVLGYSTDGRIRSYNLKVLKDDKKFFPPYQCSLVVNNSFLKKYPKLKPLLHRLDGKINLKTMQELNYQVDDQLLEPNVVAQKFLAKHNYFKGSDD, translated from the coding sequence ATGAAGACATTCAGAAAAATGCTCCTATCGCTGTTCCTCATCCCTGTCTTGCTATTAGGCGGCTGCGGCTTTCCCGGACTGGGCGGCTCTGGTAATGACGGTACTGTGCGGATCGCTTCGCAAACCAGTACTGAATCGCAGATCATGGCAAATATCATTGCCGAACTCATTAATCATGAACTCGGCTACAAAACGACTTTGGTCAACAACCTGGGTTCTGGTACCGTGGTGCATCAAGCGATGATTCGTAACGATGCTGACATTAGTGCTACTCGTTACACTGGGACCGACATTACCGGTACCTTAGGCATGAATCCCGTCAAGGATCCTGCCGAAGCTACGGCGATTGTTAAGCGCGAATTCAAAAAGCGTTACGACCAGACTTGGTACCCGTCTTATGGTTTTTCCGACACTTATGCTTTCATGGTGACCCAACAGGAAGCCAAAAAGGACGGTTTGAGCACCATTTCCGATTTGAAGAAAGTCGCTTCGCGTTACAACGCGGGCGTAGATTCCAGTTGGATGAACCGCAAAGGCGACGGTTATAGCGACTTCACCAAAATGTATGGGTTCGATTTCAAACGAGTCTACCCGATGCAGATCGGACTGGTTTACGACGCGGTCGAAGCCAACAAGATGCAGACGGTCTTAGGTTACTCAACAGACGGCCGCATTCGCAGTTACAACTTGAAAGTGCTGAAGGATGACAAAAAGTTCTTCCCACCTTATCAATGTTCACTCGTCGTCAACAACAGCTTTTTGAAAAAATACCCGAAACTCAAGCCGCTGTTACATCGGTTAGATGGCAAAATCAACCTGAAGACGATGCAAGAGCTGAATTATCAAGTCGATGATCAACTGCTTGAACCGAACGTGGTCGCGCAAAAGTTTCTTGCCAAACACAACTATTTCAAAGGAAGTGACGACTAA
- a CDS encoding heavy-metal-associated domain-containing protein, which yields MTKLVYQLDGLTCPSCLQKIEGALGQQAGVKTVKALFNSSKVKAQIDPSVTNADVLKKTITDLGYTVVNVRSQEA from the coding sequence ATGACAAAATTAGTTTATCAATTAGATGGTTTAACCTGCCCAAGTTGCTTGCAGAAAATTGAAGGCGCATTAGGCCAGCAAGCCGGTGTCAAAACAGTGAAAGCCTTGTTTAACAGTAGCAAGGTCAAGGCTCAGATTGATCCAAGCGTGACCAACGCCGATGTTTTGAAAAAGACGATCACGGACTTGGGTTATACCGTTGTGAACGTGCGCAGTCAAGAAGCATAG
- a CDS encoding DNA-binding protein, with the protein MSVTTGMKSITADQVKEQQAAAAKQADHDHHVPTAGAMSGHVLANLQVLIRKLTQFRVTLRGVASEIDRQLLDQLMQQAQDHFDDLVADLAAQGEDFPTTTAEFGEYTMIKEDPAFRFWTNDMKLDAVVNDIDTCQLFVSRAIPLANKENKAVLAADMLQLQRWHEQSILRLQTRLGRQVTAGRALLDEDEDDD; encoded by the coding sequence ATGAGTGTAACGACAGGAATGAAAAGTATTACCGCTGATCAAGTTAAAGAACAACAAGCAGCTGCTGCTAAACAGGCTGACCATGACCATCATGTGCCAACTGCTGGTGCGATGAGTGGCCACGTGTTGGCGAACTTGCAGGTGCTGATCCGCAAGCTGACGCAGTTTCGGGTGACCTTACGAGGTGTGGCCAGTGAAATCGATCGGCAACTGTTAGATCAGCTAATGCAACAAGCACAAGACCATTTTGACGACCTTGTGGCTGATTTAGCTGCCCAAGGCGAAGATTTTCCGACAACGACAGCGGAGTTTGGTGAATACACGATGATCAAGGAAGACCCGGCGTTTCGTTTTTGGACGAATGATATGAAATTGGACGCCGTTGTCAATGATATCGATACCTGCCAGTTGTTTGTCAGTCGGGCGATTCCGCTGGCCAACAAGGAGAACAAGGCTGTATTGGCAGCAGATATGTTACAATTGCAGCGCTGGCATGAACAAAGCATTCTGCGCTTGCAAACTCGACTTGGCCGCCAAGTGACGGCGGGGCGGGCATTGCTTGACGAGGATGAAGATGACGATTGA
- a CDS encoding Crp/Fnr family transcriptional regulator, whose translation MAHSCTAVVPLFKNLNDEARAAIDALTHERQVEKGTVLISPDTAAHLLVVAHGKLKTYQLATNGKEQLLRVDGIGEYEGEAGLLNIANPNVYTETLTAATVCTISATDFQQLLLKQPQISLQLLTENARKMQALEKQAGYLGNDSINVRLTHYLLDLRTAAGQDTVTVPMAWTQLADYLGTTPETVSRTLKRLAEEKLIERSGKQVRILNAEDMEDFAW comes from the coding sequence ATGGCGCATAGTTGTACGGCGGTAGTGCCGTTATTCAAAAATTTAAATGATGAGGCGCGTGCCGCCATTGACGCGTTGACGCACGAACGCCAGGTTGAAAAAGGAACTGTTTTGATCAGCCCTGATACGGCGGCCCATTTGTTGGTGGTTGCGCACGGCAAACTCAAAACTTACCAGTTGGCCACCAATGGCAAGGAACAGCTACTACGGGTTGATGGTATTGGTGAGTATGAAGGTGAAGCCGGCTTACTCAATATCGCTAATCCGAATGTCTATACCGAAACCCTGACGGCGGCAACTGTCTGCACCATCAGTGCCACTGACTTTCAACAATTGCTTCTCAAGCAGCCGCAAATCAGTCTCCAACTCCTGACTGAAAACGCCCGTAAAATGCAGGCGCTGGAAAAACAGGCCGGCTATTTGGGTAACGATTCGATCAACGTTCGGCTCACCCACTACCTACTGGACTTGCGTACCGCGGCGGGCCAAGACACCGTCACGGTCCCGATGGCATGGACACAATTGGCCGATTATCTCGGAACAACGCCGGAAACGGTCTCGCGCACTTTGAAACGACTCGCCGAGGAAAAACTCATTGAACGTTCAGGTAAGCAGGTAAGAATTCTGAATGCTGAGGATATGGAAGATTTTGCTTGGTGA
- a CDS encoding CPBP family intramembrane glutamic endopeptidase — MNKLKQLVIGIILFIPFLFLASGVSLVDCFFEGVLLNWLFIVIAASISIPSLLFIDRHIKPSSTQQLNQPLKARYFYMAVIWTIFIVVLTITLNNLPFLPAPTDNVLKSSTAKVLTGPSRWPMIISLCFLTPICEELGFRGVIQDYLTNIFGYWPSVLITSLIFVSLHGLEIVAALCLLLCAIGFSLLNRASGTIKTSIVSHMTYNIIVTILVMLRL, encoded by the coding sequence TTGAATAAACTAAAGCAGCTAGTTATCGGGATCATTCTATTTATACCATTCTTATTCCTTGCCTCTGGAGTCTCCCTAGTTGACTGCTTTTTTGAAGGTGTCTTATTAAACTGGCTATTTATTGTTATTGCGGCCAGTATCTCAATACCATCACTGCTATTCATTGATCGTCATATAAAGCCTTCTTCAACGCAACAACTTAATCAGCCACTCAAAGCACGTTATTTTTATATGGCGGTCATTTGGACCATTTTCATTGTTGTTTTAACAATAACACTCAATAATCTGCCATTTCTCCCGGCTCCAACTGACAATGTGTTGAAGTCGTCAACTGCAAAAGTATTAACTGGCCCATCGCGCTGGCCAATGATTATCTCTCTGTGTTTCTTAACCCCGATATGCGAGGAACTCGGATTTAGAGGCGTTATCCAAGATTATTTAACAAATATTTTTGGCTATTGGCCATCAGTTCTCATAACCTCGCTCATTTTTGTTTCTCTCCACGGATTGGAGATTGTTGCTGCATTGTGCTTACTTCTTTGTGCAATTGGTTTTAGTCTTCTCAATCGGGCTTCTGGAACAATAAAAACAAGCATTGTATCACACATGACTTATAACATTATCGTGACAATACTAGTCATGCTGCGATTGTGA
- a CDS encoding phosphoribosylanthranilate isomerase, which yields MVLVKICGLMHSEDILAVNTAGADFAGFVFAPGRHQISLEQALSLKQLLHPKIKTVGVFVNEPVAEILAIYQAGAIDVAQLHGKSTPAEITQLQRAGLKVIQVFERQAIDLTSMADYLMVDSGKGSGQLLNLKAIPHISRPLILAGGLTPLNVRQAVQLVQPTMVDVSSGVETNGHKDADKITQFIQQAKEEAIYEDTK from the coding sequence ATGGTACTCGTTAAAATCTGTGGTCTCATGCATTCGGAAGATATTTTGGCAGTCAATACTGCTGGGGCTGACTTTGCCGGCTTTGTCTTCGCTCCCGGGCGGCATCAAATATCGCTTGAGCAAGCATTATCCCTAAAACAGTTGCTTCATCCTAAGATCAAGACCGTTGGCGTTTTCGTCAACGAGCCAGTCGCCGAAATTCTGGCTATCTATCAAGCAGGTGCCATTGATGTTGCTCAGCTTCATGGGAAAAGCACCCCAGCCGAAATCACGCAACTTCAACGAGCCGGTTTAAAAGTGATCCAGGTCTTTGAACGCCAGGCCATTGATCTAACCTCAATGGCTGATTATTTAATGGTCGATAGCGGCAAGGGCAGCGGGCAACTACTTAACTTAAAAGCTATCCCCCACATCAGCCGACCCCTCATTTTGGCTGGCGGTCTAACGCCACTGAATGTGCGCCAAGCGGTTCAACTCGTTCAGCCCACGATGGTCGACGTCTCCAGCGGGGTTGAAACCAACGGCCATAAAGATGCTGATAAAATCACCCAATTCATTCAACAAGCAAAAGAGGAAGCCATCTATGAAGACACTAAATGA
- a CDS encoding ABC transporter permease, which translates to MFAFLNAHGSELITKTWEQLYISAIALGLGVLVAVPLGIVLTRFPKTAKVVIGLASMLQTVPSLALLALMIPIFGIGKLPAIVALFIYSLLPILRNTYIGMEDVDPVLIDAAKGMGMTALQSIRQVEVPLAMPVIMAGVRLSAIYVIAWATLASYIGAGGLGDLIFNGLNLFQPDLIIGGTIPVTILALLVDWLLGRLEHRLTPVSEQA; encoded by the coding sequence ATGTTCGCATTTCTAAACGCACATGGCAGCGAGCTAATCACCAAGACTTGGGAGCAGCTCTACATTTCCGCCATCGCACTGGGTCTTGGCGTGCTGGTAGCCGTACCGCTGGGCATTGTGCTGACACGTTTTCCTAAAACGGCGAAAGTTGTCATCGGTCTAGCCAGCATGTTACAAACGGTGCCATCGCTGGCGTTGTTGGCCTTAATGATTCCAATTTTTGGGATCGGCAAGTTGCCGGCCATTGTAGCGCTGTTCATCTACTCGCTGCTACCGATTCTGCGTAATACTTATATTGGCATGGAAGATGTCGATCCGGTTTTGATTGATGCTGCTAAAGGCATGGGCATGACGGCCTTGCAATCAATTCGGCAAGTCGAAGTGCCGCTGGCGATGCCGGTCATCATGGCCGGTGTGCGCCTATCCGCCATTTATGTCATCGCTTGGGCAACCCTCGCATCGTACATCGGTGCTGGCGGCCTTGGAGATCTCATTTTCAACGGCTTGAACCTCTTCCAGCCGGACTTAATCATTGGCGGGACGATTCCGGTTACCATCTTGGCACTCTTGGTTGATTGGCTGCTGGGCCGGCTAGAACATCGGCTGACCCCAGTAAGCGAACAGGCCTAG
- a CDS encoding ABC transporter permease, translating to MANMDTWQQFWYYLANNGSYVLSQFARHFLISIYGVLIAAIIGIPIGLAIARHRTLSSTVIGIANVIQTIPSLAMLSIIMLGLGLGVNTVIVTVFLYSLLPIIKNTYTGMQNVDKNLMDAAKGMGMTRWQSLYMVEIPLSMSVIMAGIRNALVVAIGITAIGAFVGAGGLGDIIVRGTNATNGGAIILAGALPTALMAIISDLVLGFLERRLEPKGKAES from the coding sequence ATGGCCAACATGGATACCTGGCAGCAATTCTGGTACTATCTTGCCAATAATGGCTCGTATGTGCTGAGTCAGTTTGCTCGCCATTTTCTGATCTCAATTTATGGGGTGTTAATCGCCGCCATCATAGGGATTCCGATCGGGCTGGCAATTGCGCGGCACCGGACATTAAGTAGCACGGTGATTGGCATCGCTAACGTCATTCAGACAATTCCTAGTCTGGCGATGTTATCGATCATCATGCTTGGCCTCGGGCTGGGTGTGAATACCGTCATCGTGACTGTTTTCCTCTACTCGCTGCTGCCGATCATCAAGAATACTTACACAGGCATGCAAAATGTCGACAAGAACTTGATGGATGCGGCTAAAGGCATGGGCATGACCCGTTGGCAATCGCTGTACATGGTTGAAATTCCTTTGAGCATGTCTGTCATTATGGCCGGCATTCGCAACGCGCTGGTCGTGGCCATTGGGATCACCGCCATTGGTGCCTTCGTCGGTGCCGGTGGTCTGGGCGACATCATTGTTCGCGGCACCAACGCAACCAACGGCGGCGCCATCATCCTTGCCGGCGCATTGCCAACCGCGTTAATGGCGATCATCTCTGATTTGGTACTGGGCTTCTTGGAGCGCCGCTTGGAACCAAAAGGCAAAGCAGAATCTTAA
- a CDS encoding IS30 family transposase, with translation MSPYTHLTLKDRESILLGISTGKTLDTIAKEIGRSKSTVSREIARNGGWRNYSAATAQDRYRRVRLASRRPRILDRPGTRDAVIRYITVLHWSPEQIAGRLSLEGSPIRISYSTIYRGIYLDNLGVPLKSHGARGLPRLLRHRGKTRKIKGTINERRGRFNDVPSIHDRPRSAENRSWFGHWEGDTVRGKTGHSALVTLVDRKSRYLLSKRTANAKADTVRDVMIELLGALPANRVRTVTPDRGREFARYRELAERLNTKVFFPDPHAPQQRGTNENTNGLIREYFPKNTDLDLQSDQEIETYIEQLNNRPRKVLGWKTPSEVFMGKKLHLS, from the coding sequence ATGAGTCCGTACACCCATCTTACCTTAAAAGACCGTGAATCGATACTGCTTGGTATCTCTACAGGCAAAACTCTTGATACCATCGCCAAAGAGATAGGTCGTTCCAAGAGTACAGTCAGCCGTGAAATTGCACGTAACGGCGGCTGGCGGAACTATTCGGCAGCCACCGCTCAGGACCGCTACCGGCGGGTTCGCTTGGCTAGCAGGCGTCCTCGGATCCTCGATCGACCGGGGACTCGTGACGCTGTCATTCGATATATCACGGTGCTACATTGGTCGCCTGAGCAGATTGCCGGTCGCTTGTCACTAGAAGGCAGTCCTATTCGCATCAGCTATTCGACTATCTACAGAGGTATCTACCTAGATAATCTCGGTGTTCCATTGAAGAGCCATGGTGCTCGCGGGCTACCAAGGCTGCTTCGACACCGAGGCAAGACGCGCAAAATCAAAGGCACCATAAATGAACGCCGGGGGCGCTTCAATGACGTGCCATCAATTCACGACCGACCCCGGTCGGCAGAAAATCGCAGCTGGTTTGGTCACTGGGAAGGCGATACAGTACGCGGTAAAACAGGACACTCTGCATTAGTAACATTAGTTGACCGTAAATCACGCTATCTGCTTTCGAAGCGAACGGCCAACGCAAAAGCTGACACTGTTAGAGACGTCATGATTGAGCTGCTTGGTGCCTTACCAGCTAACCGAGTAAGAACAGTGACTCCTGACCGTGGAAGGGAGTTTGCCCGGTACAGGGAGCTGGCAGAACGTCTGAATACAAAGGTCTTCTTTCCTGACCCACACGCGCCTCAACAACGAGGAACTAACGAAAACACCAACGGACTGATTAGAGAATACTTTCCCAAGAACACAGACCTAGACCTTCAGAGCGACCAGGAAATTGAGACTTACATTGAACAACTGAATAATCGACCACGCAAGGTCTTAGGCTGGAAGACGCCATCAGAAGTCTTCATGGGTAAAAAGTTGCACTTGAGTTGA
- a CDS encoding betaine/proline/choline family ABC transporter ATP-binding protein (Members of the family are the ATP-binding subunit of ABC transporters for substrates such as betaine, L-proline or other amino acids, choline, carnitine, etc. The substrate specificity is best determined from the substrate-binding subunit, rather than this subunit, as it interacts with the permease subunit and not with substrate directly.), with amino-acid sequence MPEEQPMVLFKDVEKVYRGGNVAVEHINLEIHKGDFVCLIGTSGSGKTTTMRMINRMLEPSGGQILFNGKDIHKIDAVKLRRQIGYVIQNIGLMPHMTIYENITIVPKLLKWPEEKRREKAKELLDLVELPEDYLDRYPSELSGGQQQRIGVIRALAANQDLILMDEPYGALDPITREALQELIKNLQEKLGKTVVFVTHDMDEALKLATKIVVMDHGHIIQNSTPTELLTHPANKFVENLVGQDRLVQARADVTTVEQIMLKNPAAITPGKSLAEAILLMRKRRVDTLLVTDDENHLKGFIDLESLETRYQSATSVGDIIKTSIFYVNKDSLLRDTADRILKRGLKYVPVVDHYKKLVGIVTRAALVDVVYDTIWGDNDNKSDDNDSDQADSDTENTASATAASEAPANSDTPKEV; translated from the coding sequence ATGCCAGAAGAACAACCAATGGTCCTATTTAAGGACGTTGAGAAAGTTTATCGAGGCGGAAATGTCGCGGTCGAACATATCAACCTTGAGATCCATAAGGGGGATTTTGTCTGTCTCATCGGGACGTCTGGTTCCGGGAAGACAACGACCATGCGGATGATCAACCGAATGCTGGAGCCCAGCGGCGGCCAGATCCTGTTTAACGGCAAAGACATTCATAAAATCGATGCCGTTAAACTACGTCGGCAAATCGGTTATGTCATCCAGAATATCGGCCTCATGCCACACATGACGATCTATGAAAATATCACCATCGTGCCAAAGCTGTTAAAGTGGCCCGAAGAAAAACGCCGGGAAAAAGCCAAGGAACTGCTCGATTTAGTTGAACTTCCAGAAGACTATCTTGATCGCTATCCTTCCGAACTTTCTGGCGGTCAACAACAGCGTATCGGGGTTATCCGCGCGTTAGCAGCCAATCAGGATCTGATTCTGATGGACGAACCATATGGCGCCTTGGACCCCATCACTCGTGAAGCTTTGCAGGAACTGATTAAGAACTTGCAAGAAAAACTCGGTAAAACCGTGGTCTTTGTCACCCATGACATGGACGAAGCTTTGAAACTCGCAACTAAAATCGTGGTCATGGATCATGGGCATATTATTCAAAACTCGACACCGACAGAACTCTTAACCCATCCGGCCAACAAATTCGTCGAAAATCTTGTCGGGCAAGACCGACTTGTTCAAGCGCGGGCCGATGTCACCACCGTTGAACAAATCATGCTTAAAAACCCAGCCGCCATCACACCAGGCAAATCTTTGGCTGAAGCGATTCTGCTGATGCGCAAACGCCGCGTTGATACGCTGCTGGTCACAGATGACGAGAATCATCTTAAAGGTTTCATTGATCTTGAATCCCTTGAGACGCGTTATCAAAGTGCCACTAGTGTTGGCGATATCATTAAAACCAGTATTTTCTACGTGAATAAAGACTCACTGTTGCGTGATACCGCTGATCGCATTCTCAAACGTGGGCTTAAATATGTCCCTGTTGTCGATCATTATAAGAAACTTGTCGGCATTGTCACCCGAGCGGCCTTGGTCGATGTTGTTTACGACACTATCTGGGGCGACAACGATAACAAGTCTGACGATAACGACAGTGACCAAGCGGATAGCGATACCGAAAATACCGCTTCAGCAACTGCTGCTTCGGAAGCGCCTGCTAACAGTGACACGCCTAAGGAGGTGTGA
- the trpA gene encoding tryptophan synthase subunit alpha → MSKLADVFKNHKVFIPFIVADDPDFETTVKNVVALAKGGADIVELGIPFSDPVADGPVIQAADLRAFAANVRTKTVFDIVEAARKETAVPIVLTYLNIVFKYGYEAFLKRCADLNVAGLVIPDLPYESRDEIVPIAEKYGIDIIPLITPTSGHRIEKIAKSASGFIYVVSSMGITGERDEFFAGLKALVAEIKQYTNVPTAIGFGIHTPEQAQIMAGIADGVIIGSAIVDLVAKEKQQAPAAIEKFTKQIRVAVDAKKQFWVK, encoded by the coding sequence ATGAGTAAGTTAGCAGATGTTTTTAAAAATCATAAAGTCTTTATCCCCTTCATCGTCGCTGATGATCCCGATTTTGAAACCACCGTCAAAAACGTGGTCGCACTTGCCAAAGGTGGCGCCGATATTGTGGAGTTAGGCATCCCTTTTTCCGATCCAGTCGCCGACGGTCCCGTGATTCAAGCCGCCGACCTAAGAGCATTCGCCGCCAACGTTCGCACCAAAACGGTCTTTGACATTGTGGAGGCTGCCCGCAAAGAAACCGCGGTGCCAATCGTCTTAACTTACTTGAACATTGTCTTCAAATACGGCTACGAAGCCTTCTTAAAACGCTGTGCGGATTTAAATGTCGCCGGCTTGGTGATCCCAGATCTGCCGTATGAAAGTCGCGATGAAATTGTGCCAATTGCCGAAAAATACGGTATCGATATTATTCCGTTAATCACGCCAACTTCCGGTCATCGAATTGAAAAAATCGCCAAAAGTGCCTCAGGATTTATCTATGTCGTTTCCTCAATGGGCATTACTGGCGAACGCGATGAATTCTTTGCTGGCTTAAAGGCATTAGTCGCAGAAATTAAGCAGTATACCAACGTTCCAACCGCTATCGGTTTCGGCATTCACACGCCTGAACAAGCACAAATAATGGCAGGCATCGCCGATGGTGTCATCATCGGCAGCGCCATCGTTGATCTTGTCGCGAAGGAAAAACAACAGGCACCGGCTGCGATTGAAAAGTTTACTAAGCAGATCCGAGTGGCCGTTGATGCTAAAAAGCAATTTTGGGTGAAATAA
- the trpB gene encoding tryptophan synthase subunit beta → MKTLNETTQQPTRAGRYGKDFGGQYIPETLMTELEKVTKAFNDLKDNPEFKAELNDLLVNYANRPSLLYYAKNMTEDLGGAKIYLKREDLNHTGAHKINNVIGQALLAKHLGKKRLIAETGARQHGVATATIAALMGMDCEIFMGKEDTDRQKLNVYRMELLGAKVHPVTSGSMVLKDAVNATLQEWASRSDDTFYVLGSAVGPAPFPEMVKHFQSVISTESKQQLQAKEAQLPDMVVACVGGGSNAIGSFAAYIDDPSVQLVGVEAAGKGVDTDRTAATIERGSVGIFHGMKSLFMQNEDGQIDPVYSISVGLDYPGVGPEHAALVQEGRAQYVGITDDEAVEAFTYIAKQEGIVAAIESCHAIAYVEKIAPQMAKDQIIICTLSGRGDKDVASIAKYKGVDVDE, encoded by the coding sequence ATGAAGACACTAAATGAAACAACCCAACAGCCAACACGCGCCGGTCGTTATGGAAAAGACTTTGGCGGCCAGTATATTCCTGAAACCCTCATGACCGAGCTTGAAAAAGTCACTAAGGCTTTTAATGACTTAAAAGATAATCCTGAATTCAAAGCAGAATTAAATGATCTATTGGTTAATTACGCCAATCGCCCCTCGTTGCTTTATTATGCCAAGAACATGACCGAAGACCTTGGTGGCGCCAAAATCTACTTAAAACGAGAAGATCTAAATCATACCGGTGCACATAAGATCAATAATGTCATCGGTCAGGCCTTGCTTGCCAAACATTTAGGCAAAAAGCGCCTGATTGCCGAAACCGGCGCGCGTCAACATGGTGTCGCTACCGCCACCATTGCCGCACTCATGGGGATGGACTGTGAAATTTTCATGGGTAAAGAAGACACTGACCGCCAAAAGTTAAACGTTTATCGCATGGAACTTCTCGGCGCAAAGGTTCATCCAGTCACAAGCGGATCAATGGTTTTAAAAGACGCGGTTAACGCCACACTGCAAGAATGGGCGAGTCGCAGTGATGACACTTTCTACGTGCTAGGTTCCGCAGTCGGCCCGGCGCCGTTCCCCGAAATGGTAAAACATTTTCAAAGTGTTATTTCAACGGAATCAAAACAGCAACTTCAGGCCAAAGAAGCTCAGCTGCCAGACATGGTCGTTGCCTGTGTAGGTGGTGGCAGTAACGCCATTGGAAGTTTTGCCGCTTATATTGATGATCCTTCTGTTCAATTAGTCGGCGTTGAAGCAGCCGGTAAAGGCGTTGATACCGACAGAACCGCCGCAACCATCGAACGCGGCTCCGTTGGCATTTTCCACGGCATGAAGTCCTTATTCATGCAAAATGAAGACGGCCAGATTGATCCGGTATATTCCATTTCTGTTGGCCTTGATTACCCCGGCGTTGGCCCCGAGCATGCCGCTCTCGTTCAGGAAGGCCGGGCGCAATACGTTGGCATTACCGACGACGAAGCAGTTGAAGCCTTTACCTACATTGCGAAACAAGAAGGCATTGTTGCCGCGATTGAAAGCTGTCACGCCATCGCCTACGTTGAAAAGATTGCCCCACAGATGGCAAAAGATCAAATCATTATCTGTACCTTGTCCGGACGTGGCGATAAGGACGTCGCAAGCATTGCCAAATACAAAGGAGTCGATGTTGATGAGTAA
- a CDS encoding IS30 family transposase, whose translation MTHSQTNTHKHYQQLSFSDRATIQALQAAGDTATVIAQKLHRSKATISREITRGSVTQLDSKRHSHQVYLAETAQAMHDRKRDRTGHYAFLKTGRAFFKALARELTRKPRVHSVDSFVHFYRDQGKACPSTTTVYRYIDAGLLELDNMTLPKKLRRRIKGYKNAHKRKNKKIYGDSIELRPAAVNDRTGVGHWEGDLVKGIRLADEPALMTLTERYSRTEIIVKIPDYHAGTCLKALQDTIDDYGAKEFESITFDNGSEFAKLSEIVGTQIYFAHPYSPWERGTNENANGLLREFFPKGKSLRAITLVEIQAVQSALNHRPRRILNYLRPCDYYRCMA comes from the coding sequence ATGACCCACTCTCAGACTAACACCCACAAGCATTACCAACAACTCAGTTTTAGCGACCGTGCTACAATTCAGGCCCTTCAGGCTGCTGGTGACACCGCGACCGTGATTGCACAGAAGCTTCATCGCAGTAAAGCGACAATCTCACGAGAAATCACGCGTGGATCTGTAACTCAGCTCGACTCGAAGCGTCACTCGCATCAAGTCTATCTTGCGGAAACTGCCCAAGCCATGCACGACCGTAAACGCGATAGAACCGGTCACTACGCCTTTCTTAAGACCGGCCGTGCGTTCTTCAAGGCTCTCGCCAGGGAGCTTACTCGTAAGCCGCGCGTACACAGCGTTGATAGCTTCGTACACTTCTATCGCGACCAGGGCAAGGCTTGCCCTTCAACGACAACTGTCTATCGCTACATCGACGCCGGGCTGCTTGAGCTAGACAACATGACACTTCCCAAGAAGCTCCGACGCCGCATCAAAGGCTATAAGAACGCCCACAAGCGCAAGAATAAGAAGATATACGGCGACTCAATCGAGTTGCGTCCTGCGGCCGTGAATGACCGCACAGGCGTGGGACATTGGGAAGGCGACTTGGTCAAAGGTATTCGCTTAGCTGATGAGCCAGCATTAATGACGCTCACAGAACGGTACAGCCGGACTGAGATCATCGTCAAGATTCCTGACTATCATGCGGGCACCTGCCTTAAAGCCTTGCAGGACACGATCGACGACTACGGGGCCAAGGAATTTGAGAGTATCACTTTTGACAATGGTTCCGAGTTTGCCAAGTTATCAGAGATTGTTGGAACCCAGATTTACTTCGCACATCCGTACTCGCCTTGGGAGCGTGGCACAAACGAGAACGCCAATGGACTGCTTAGGGAATTCTTCCCGAAAGGGAAGTCTCTCAGAGCAATTACCCTGGTTGAAATTCAAGCAGTCCAATCCGCACTGAACCATCGTCCCAGACGTATTCTGAACTATCTTCGCCCATGCGATTACTACCGATGCATGGCGTAA